Part of the Musa acuminata AAA Group cultivar baxijiao chromosome BXJ2-7, Cavendish_Baxijiao_AAA, whole genome shotgun sequence genome is shown below.
GTGCAAACATACTAACTGATGTGGATTGAGCAAGATGGCATGCTAGGCCTGTGTGCCTAATCCATGTATGAGCCTTGATGGTGTGAGGCCATGAATGTCACCTTAAGCTCAAATGATCATTCAAGTTGTGCCCAACCTTGCAGCAGGCGTTGCTATGTGCTGCAACCTATCATCTCAGATGGCTGTCCATGCTTCAACTTAGTCACTTTGGTAAGGTGGCAGGCAAGGTGGTGGCTTGCTCAGGGCAGCCAACTGTAAAGGCTGTGGGGGTGCTGCTTCACTGGACTGGACCACAGAAGGTGACCACCAGTTTACCGAACATAGCACATGAAACCACATGAGCTCAGTTTCAGTCATGCAATGTTCTTCGGCAATGTGGAGTGGAAGGTGTCCACAAGTCCTCTCTCTCAAGGTCCTTCCTCACTTCGCACCCAAGACAACCAGAATTTAATGGGCCAAGCACCATCATCCATCCCCTGCTGTTCCATCTCTGTGGACACTGCCAGGTGCTGGTGCAGTTGTTAGGCAGCAGACCCTGCAGCTGAGAATTCTTTTGTCAGGAAGAAGTGTTGAGTACTGCATTCTGATGTGCAGATGTAAGCAGTACATGATCTAAAGTGGCAAATTTGGAAGACTTGAACTCAAATTGCATGATCGTGTGGCTTAATGTTACGAGATCTTTAGCACGGATTACCAAAAAATAAAACCACAAGAAAAAGAATCAATAAATTACAAAGCCAAGTTCATGAAACATCTTGAGATGATGCAGTTGAATGAAGCCACCCGTGATCCACGACTACAGGGAAGATGACGTCGAAGATGATGAGCTTATCATGGGCACTGAGGCTCGGGAGAAGCTACTGCATGCTGCGGCATTGGCACAGTTTTCAAAGCCTTTCTCCGGGTGATCACCGGCTTCCTGTAGATGTCGGCTCACTATCCTGATCTCCCTGAGCAAAGCTGCGACGTCCCTCATGGAAGGCCGCTCCTCTGGCGCCTGATTCACGCACAGCAGCGCCACGCCGAGCACCTGGACCATCTCCTGCACCTCCACGTCCGTTTGATTCCTCAAACTTCCGTCCAGGACGGCGGCCGCCGGAGAATTAGCTGCCCTGAGTTCTCTCCGCACCCAGTCCACGATATGCGCTCCCTGGATCCTCGCATCGCTCGGTTGCAGGCCGGTTAAGATCTCCAGGAGAACAACGCCGTAGCTATACACGTCGCTCTTCTCGGTGATCCTTGGGCTGTAGCTGTACTCTGTGTCACAACCATGGAATCGCAATCGAGCTCAACGTCTAAGAACAAGATATAAGGGCTTAAATCTTTGCTTTGCGATTGAAGATTTGGGAGTCGGAATCGTCTTCCCTACCCGGAGCGATGTAGCCGTaagagccagcgacgacgccgcaggGCATCGTCCTCCCGGAACGATCGACAGGCTTCGCGAGTCCGAAATCCGCAAGATAGGGTTCGAATTCGAGGCCGACTAAGATATTCCGAGCTTTGATGTCGCGGTGAATGATGGGAGGATTGCAGTCGTGGTGGAGGTAAGCCAAGCCCTGAGCTGCACCGAGTGCGATCTTGTACCTCGACTCCCACGCCACCGTCATCTTAGTGCTTCCGTGAAGCAAATCGTCCAAACTCCCGTTGCTGATATGATCGAATATGAGCAGACGAGTGTCGTCGTGTCTGTTCACGCAGCAACCCAGAAGCCTCACTATGTTCTTGTGCTTGATGGAGCCATGAATCTTCACCTCGGTGGTGAAACAATCCCTCTCCTGAAGCTGCTCGTTCTTCTTCTCCGCCCGCAGCTTCTTCACGGCGATGGTGAGGCCAGCTCCGGTCTCAACTCTGTAGACTACTCCTGAAGAACCTCTTCCGATGACGTTAGTCTCCGACAGCCCCTGCACTACGTCATCGACCGAGAAAGACACCTTTTGGAAGACTGTGAAGTCCCATTGCCAGTCTCCATGGCCTTCCTTCCTTCTCCTCTCGGCTAGTTTGCGAGTCCACATCAGTAGCCAAACTATCATTATTGCCAGGCCAACTGTTAGTGCAATCCCACAGCTCAGGATGGCTCGTCTTGAAGGATTGCTTCTCGTCTTGAGCTGCAGGAGGCAGTCACTTCGGTTGGCACACAGCTGCTGGTTGCCGGCGAAGGAAGCAGCCGGCAGCTGCCGGAAGAACGTCGTTTCAGGGAGATACCCCGAGAAATTGTTGTAAGAGACATCGAGAAATACGAGGTTGTCGAGCCCGCCGAGCACATCCAACGATCCCGTCAGCATGTTGTGCGAGACATCGAGGCTGGTCAGCTTCGACAGATTCGAGAGTCCTCGAGGAAGAGGACCGGAGAGATAGTTCCAGCTCAGGTTGAGCACTATATCTAACCCTTGCAGGTAACCGATCTCCTCCGGGATCGGACCGGCGATCCTGTTGCTGCTCATGTCGAGGAACTCCAAGTCACCGCAAAGGCCCAAGGTCTTCGGGATCGAACCACTTAGGTAGTTCCCACCCAGCATGAGCTTGCTCAGAGTTCTGAGCTTGCCCAGCACCTCAGGAACCGGTCCGGCGATCCTGTTCCTCGACAAATCGATCACATTAAGCTGCCGAAGGTGCTCGAGCGAGGAAGGGATGGTACCTTGAATCCGATTCTCATGCAGATCGATCATTTCCAGTCGAGTGCAGTTTCCGAGCTCGGACGGTATCTCACCGGAGATCATATTCTCGGACAGTTCGAGGAAGCTCAGATTGCGCAGGTGCCCGATTTCCGCTGGCAATCTGCCTGAGAACCTGTTGAATCCGAGCCTCAGCCGGACCAATTTGGTGCAGTTTCCGATATCCGGAGGTAGATCACCGAAGAAGCCGTTAGAGATGAGCATGAGCTCCGTCAAGCTCTTGATCCTGAACAGAGAAACCGGCAGGAAACCGGTGAGGAAGTTGTAGGAAAGATCCAAAGATTCGAGCTTTCCACAGCCACCTAGTTCGGAGGGTACATTTCCATGGAGCTGATTCTGCCATGCGAAGAACTGAGTCAGCTCTTTCAGCTGTCCGATTCCTGTTGGCAATTCACCGGAGAACCTGTTATTATCTAGCTCTAACTGTGACAGTCTCGAAAGGTTCCCCACGAAACCTGGGATTCTTCCTGAGATGTTGTTGTAAGACAGCAGAAACACCTCCAGAGACGTCAGCTTGGCGAACGAGGCTGGAACTTCACCCGTCAGATAATTCAAGGACAGATCCATGACCGTCAAACCAGTGCAGTTGCCGATTGATTCCGGCACATCACCAGTGAATCTGTTCTTCCAAAGAAAGATCACTTTGAGATTCTTCAGCAGGCCCAACTCGGATGGAATCCCCTGGCTAAGCTGGTTCTCGTAGAGGAACAGATACTCCATGGCCGAACAGTTGGCTATTTCTGGTGGTATGGATCCTGACAGATTGGAGGTATATATAGAGAGAGTTCTTAGATTTCTCAATTCCCCGATGCCGGATGGAATGCGGCCAGAGACTGCGGTGTCTGCGAGTCCCAGAAGAACTAGTCCTTTGCAGTTCGAAATGCTCGGTGGGATCTCTCCGGATATACCGGAGTTTCCTCCTGCACGGAAGATTTCCAGAGAAGAAAGCCGTCCGATCTCTGCTGGAATCGTCCCGGTGAGCTGGTTGTCGACAAGCTCGAGCACTCTGAGCTCCGAGCAGTTGCAGATCTCCCGCGGTATCGGACCCTTCAGTAAATTGGAACTGAGGTAGAGAGACCGCAACGACGAAAGGTTTCCCATCCCCGGTGGGATCTTCCCGCTGAGGGCATTGAATCTGAGGTCCAGCGTGAGCAGAGAAGTCAGATTAGCAATCATCCGTGGGATCTCTCCGGTGATGTTTGTGTCATACAGGACGAGATTGGCGAGGGACCTGAAGGAAAGAATCTGGGAGGGAAAAGTGGTGTGGAGGCTGATGGATCTGATGCAAATCTCTGAAACCAGACCGCTGCTGGAGCAAGAAACGAAAGCCCATCTGCATGGATTGCTGTGGGTTGGATCCCACGAGGAAAACAGAGCGGAGGAGAGAGAAGAGTCGAAGGACGACAGCCACGCGAGGAGGGCGGTGCCTTCATGGTTCAGGCCAGAAACAGGAAGAAGCAGGAGCGCCACCGATAAGAATGAGATGGCCCGGAAAATTGCAGTCGGCATGCTGAAACAAAGCAGTCTCTCCCTCCTGCTTCAGCTACTGCTCAAGCATTTATAGGTCGGAACCAGAGTTATTGGACATGGTGGTGAAGAGCAATCTCAACAGTGAAGAATTCATTCTTGATATTGTGGTCCATGTCTTTCTATGGTCCTCAAAAATCTCTGGTGGGAAGAACCGAGATGAAGGAAGCACATGAAAGAATCTGGCCGCTACTTTTGTGTCGTCGGAAGATCTGTCTACTACTTGCACTCCAGACTTGTAATGGAGGATGAAATGGAAGTATCGAAATTGTCTGCTACTCTTTGGATACTTATGATGCAGGGAATAAGTCCCGTGTTGGGTGATGGTGCCATTTCCCGTTGCATGGTCTTCACAGTGAAGGTGGACGGATGCAATCTGTTCTTCTTTGGAGTTGTGGAAGCAAGTCACCCTCCCTGAACTGTCATAGTGTCCTTCACCATCACCATTTTTGTTTCTTCCAGCGAAACAAGTGTTCTCATAGCTAAAGACAGCCAAATCACTCTAAAGAACTAGTCCATATGGCACTGAGATCTTGATCATGCCATTATCCTCAAGCTCAATGCTCTCACTGAACAAGGAGGACCACATGAAAAGTTGCAGTAGGTAGGGACTCCTTTTTACAGCGAAGGGATACTTTTGGGATCCTCATAAAGGTGCAATGAACAGAATGAGCTTGGTAGATTGCCATCTTTCCACCTCAGTGTAATGTGAGTTGGTCTGGATTGTGGAGTGATCCTAAAAAGAAAAAGCAGCAGATGCTGAATTGAGTCCAAATGGATTACACCACCATTTTAGATCATTAAAATCCATGCTAGATCATTAGCAAGCTACAGGATTCATAAGAAGTCAGTATCAGCTTACAGTCATCAGTACAAGAATCACTAGATCCACTCAAGTATCGTAGCTCAGGAGAGAGAGATTATTCATGAGCAAGTCCACATGCATCAAACCCATGAAATTGCCTCTAAATAATGAAATTACTAGTATAAATCGATTGCAATATTTGCAGATATCGATTGCAATCATCTCCGCGCAGAAGCTGCCAACTAAAACcaccataaataataataatgataaaaaaaatacaagCTACATCGAACTTTGAGGCTCCCCGGCCCCACAGGACGGCGCTGTCCAACTGGGGGCGGGCCCCACCCTGGCCGCCAATCCATGTGCTCGCCACCACCGATGTCGGGCCCGAAAGGAGGAGCCCGCCAACTAAAACTCCGAATCACCTGTCCCTTTACACGCACCAATCAGGTTGCAGATATCTTTCCATTGGTCGTAATCCGTGGGTCCGGTTTAGCCATGGTGAATCGGAACTCGTCTTTCCCTGTTTGGTACCTCGGAGCCTCGCGCCCCTCCATCGGGCGGGTCGGATGGATGCCCCGCCCGTGAATCAGACGGCCAGGGAAGGAGGACCACCGTTGGGCCGGTCCCTCGCCTTCTCCAAGAACACCGTCTTATAGCTGTCGTCGCGTTCCTAAGTCTCCCTCGTCTCTTCCTCACGCCGTGAGCTCCCTCTCACAGTCGCTTGGTGCCGAAATCCCCCCAATCATCGATCGGAAACAAAAGAGCCTTGGGAACTAACTGAGATCGCGCATCACTGGCGTGGAAATGCGTGGATTCTTGGGGTTATTTCTGGCCTTCGCTCTGATACTTTCGAGGGTTTCTGTTTTCTCTGTTGACGATCTTTGCCCGCTGCAAATTTCTTATGTGGTTGCGATCTTGTTCTCCTGTATGACCTGCCATTTTCGAGGTCTTGCATTTCGAGTTGATTTAGGTTCGTTGATGGTTGGGCATCTTTTGGTTGCTTCGGAGTTTAATCTTCGACTTCTTCCTCAGAGTTccgttcttttccctcttttgttCTTGTGATTGCTCTCTAAATTGCCTAATTTTGTTACGAAACGTCCAGTTTCTGTTATCGTCTCCGGAACTTGCAGTGGAAAGAAAGTTGTTCTCTGTTTTCGTTGTCTCGTATAGAAAAGATTGGGGTTTCTCTTGTCAGATTGTTTCGCTCTTTTCTGTCCTAAATTTCTAATGGTAGCCAATCTCTTGCTTTTAGGGCTTCCTGCTTCCGGATGGAGACAGGAAGTTGTGGGTCTTATCTTGAGAATTAATTGATGTCCATTTGGCGTTCCCCTTATGGTTTGTTTCTCGCAGGGGGCCAATGGCCGCCGAGATGGTAATTTTGGCCACAAGTGAGAGATTGAAGGAGATGGATTGGACGAGAAACATCGAGATCTGTGAGCTTGTTACACGTGATCCAGGGTAATATGCCATTGTGGTTGCTGCTTGTGTTTTCCCTATCCATTTGCTCGTGTATTTTAACAGTACCTTCTCTTCAGTCTTGCATTATGACTCAACATTACTACTTATGAATCGTTCATCAGGCAATCCAAGTGTGTCATCAAATCCATAAAAAAGCAGCTGAAGAATAAAAATGTCAATACTCAATTTTTCTCTGTTATGGTGCGTCTTCGTGTTTGATTCATATCTAATTTTCATCCAAATATTGCATCAAACTATGAAAGATGATCAACAATTTTCTACTTTTCTGGTCCTGAATTGCCATTGCAGTTGCTAGAAATGCTAATAAATAACTGTGGAGATCATATTCACAAACAAGTGATGGATAATAAACTGCTACCGATCTTAGTGAAGATTGTGAAGAAAAAGGTCGTATCTTAATCTTTTAGAAATGTTGATATCTCCTAACAAATGCTGATTATACTTTCGATTTCTGTTTTTTTAATCTTAAGCATGATGTTTTATGACTGCAGACAGATTTGCCTGTTGGAGAAAGAATATTTCTTCTTCTTGATGCTGCCCAGACAGCTCTTGGTGGAGTTTCTGGAAGATACCCACAGTACTATACTGCATACTACGACCTGGTGGTAGGTATTCACTTAGTCCTACAGAAGCTTATAATTTGACCTTGTTCCCAAGTACAAGTATAGTCTCCTGAGTGTTTTTtcccaaagaaaagaaaattatattagaaAGCTAAGCAGAACGAATACAACCCAGCATGTTCACATCACAGCGAACCAAAAAAACCCTAATTGGGAGGTAAACTTCCTTCCCAGAAAACATTAGAAGCAGTTTCTCGGGCCAAATTTGCCAACCAATTAGCTGACCTTTTCCCCTCCCTTAATACATGTGAGATTTTAAATTCCAAGGAGGTTTTTAGAAGATAGCAACTATCTTGAATCAAACTACAGATTCTCCAAGGGAGGGCAGCATCAGGAAATCAACCAAGAGCAATCTTTCTTTACTATAACAGACTTACCCTTAGTATCGCTTCTTcctgttttttttttgtctttcattTGATGATAGAAGATTCATTTCAATTGTTTGATTACTCTGAATTAATTTCTCATATGATCTAGGAACAAGCTTGCTATGCATATTAATTTAAATGTGATAGTTTGAGTAATGTGCATTTGAAATCATAAGTAgcatcttgtttcttttttcttgttttgttttgtaatTTGTCTTTCACattcattttattattttaatatgttttatGCATGATCTTGTTGTACTGAGACTTGCCGAGTTCTGGTGTATATATAAAATTTGTGATAAAGGCAAGGTTCAGCCGTCTCATGTTTGATAGGCTGTGGCAtccaaagttaaagaaaaaaaagggcaTACCTGGTGCCACGATGCTCCCACCAATGTGGGGGTTGGAGGACCAGCCCTTACCTCTAAACATAGAGAATCAGTTTCCATTGTGGCATCCAAAGTTGATTTACTAAATTTGTACTAGACATGCATGTCTTCTTCAGTGGCATAATCTACTTTGGTACTTCCATCTATGCCTCAGCCATGTTTCTTAGTCCACTAAATAGACCATTCATGGCTTGAATGACAATCAAATTTCTGTATCTTGAATAGGAGGAAGACAGATGAACTGACTATAGTTGGATATCTTGTTGTCTTGATGTGGTAGTTGCTTCATTGATAAGTATTCTACTTCTTAAATTAACCTTTTGTCCAGCAGGATCATTGGAGATAGTTTCTTTAACTTTTTCTCTTTCTGTTATCTAGTCCTCTAGAGTACAGTTTCCTCAACGCCCACATGTTTCTTTAACTTTTTCTCTTTCTGTTATCTAGTCCTCTGGAGTACAGTTTCCTCAACACCCACATGTTATGCTACATGAAGAATCTACTCCTCAGAATCAAGCAAAGTGTTCTCCTCAAGAATCTCATTTTCATAATTGTGAAAATATTGAAAAGCAAGTGACCACTCAGTTGGTGCCTGACTCTAGGTACAGTGCGCTGGTAATTTTTTCTTTTGTCATAGTTATCTTAGTATTTTTCTAACAGATAGAGAATAAAATGTTCCATTGCTTGCATGgattgaagcggataatctaaagATTTCATAGGTTATCCTGCCTGAGGTATTAGAAATATTCACATGCTACTTACCTCGGTCTAACATCAAACCATGGAAGCAAGGTTTCAAATTTGTCAAGAACCGGGACCTGATTATGTGGTTGTTGTATACAGTTTATTGCTTGCTTTTTTATTGATACAAGCTTTGGAAACAGGAGCTATTTAAGCACTATCTCCAAGATCCCTAACTAAATGATTCTAACTTTTAAGACTTTCTAAACTCTGGATGGATGCACATCCATAGAC
Proteins encoded:
- the LOC135617828 gene encoding LRR receptor-like serine/threonine-protein kinase RGI1 isoform X2, with amino-acid sequence MPTAIFRAISFLSVALLLLPVSGLNHEGTALLAWLSSFDSSLSSALFSSWDPTHSNPCRWAFVSCSSSGLVSEICIRSISLHTTFPSQILSFRFNALSGKIPPGMGNLSSLRSLYLSSNLLKGPIPREICNCSELRVLELVDNQLTGTIPAEIGRLSSLEIFRAGGNSGISGEIPPSISNCKGLVLLGLADTAVSGRIPSGIGELRNLRTLSIYTSNLSGSIPPEIANCSAMEYLFLYENQLSQGIPSELGLLKNLKVIFLWKNRFTGDVPESIGNCTGLTVMDLSLNYLTGEVPASFAKLTSLEVFLLSYNNISGRIPGFVGNLSRLSQLELDNNRFSGELPTGIGQLKELTQFFAWQNQLHGNVPSELGGCGKLESLDLSYNFLTGFLPVSLFRIKSLTELMLISNGFFGDLPPDIGNCTKLVRLRLGFNRFSGRLPAEIGHLRNLSFLELSENMISGEIPSELGNCTRLEMIDLHENRIQGTIPSSLEHLRQLNVIDLSRNRIAGPVPEVLGKLRTLSKLMLGGNYLSGSIPKTLGLCGDLEFLDMSSNRIAGPIPEEIGYLQGLDIVLNLSWNYLSGPLPRGLSNLSKLTSLDVSHNMLTGSLDVLGGLDNLVFLDVSYNNFSGYLPETTFFRQLPAASFAGNQQLCANRSDCLLQLKTRSNPSRRAILSCGIALTVGLAIMIVWLLMWTRKLAERRRKEGHGDWQWDFTVFQKVSFSVDDVVQGLSETNVIGRGSSGVVYRVETGAGLTIAVKKLRAEKKNEQLQERDCFTTEVKIHGSIKHKNIVRLLGCCVNRHDDTRLLIFDHISNGSLDDLLHGSTKMTVAWESRYKIALGAAQGLAYLHHDCNPPIIHRDIKARNILVGLEFEPYLADFGLAKPVDRSGRTMPCGVVAGSYGYIAPEYSYSPRITEKSDVYSYGVVLLEILTGLQPSDARIQGAHIVDWVRRELRAANSPAAAVLDGSLRNQTDVEVQEMVQVLGVALLCVNQAPEERPSMRDVAALLREIRIVSRHLQEAGDHPEKGFENCANAAACSSFSRASVPMISSSSSTSSSL
- the LOC135617828 gene encoding LRR receptor-like serine/threonine-protein kinase RGI1 isoform X1; this translates as MPTAIFRAISFLSVALLLLPVSGLNHEGTALLAWLSSFDSSLSSALFSSWDPTHSNPCRWAFVSCSSSGLVSEICIRSISLHTTFPSQILSFRSLANLVLYDTNITGEIPRMIANLTSLLTLDLRFNALSGKIPPGMGNLSSLRSLYLSSNLLKGPIPREICNCSELRVLELVDNQLTGTIPAEIGRLSSLEIFRAGGNSGISGEIPPSISNCKGLVLLGLADTAVSGRIPSGIGELRNLRTLSIYTSNLSGSIPPEIANCSAMEYLFLYENQLSQGIPSELGLLKNLKVIFLWKNRFTGDVPESIGNCTGLTVMDLSLNYLTGEVPASFAKLTSLEVFLLSYNNISGRIPGFVGNLSRLSQLELDNNRFSGELPTGIGQLKELTQFFAWQNQLHGNVPSELGGCGKLESLDLSYNFLTGFLPVSLFRIKSLTELMLISNGFFGDLPPDIGNCTKLVRLRLGFNRFSGRLPAEIGHLRNLSFLELSENMISGEIPSELGNCTRLEMIDLHENRIQGTIPSSLEHLRQLNVIDLSRNRIAGPVPEVLGKLRTLSKLMLGGNYLSGSIPKTLGLCGDLEFLDMSSNRIAGPIPEEIGYLQGLDIVLNLSWNYLSGPLPRGLSNLSKLTSLDVSHNMLTGSLDVLGGLDNLVFLDVSYNNFSGYLPETTFFRQLPAASFAGNQQLCANRSDCLLQLKTRSNPSRRAILSCGIALTVGLAIMIVWLLMWTRKLAERRRKEGHGDWQWDFTVFQKVSFSVDDVVQGLSETNVIGRGSSGVVYRVETGAGLTIAVKKLRAEKKNEQLQERDCFTTEVKIHGSIKHKNIVRLLGCCVNRHDDTRLLIFDHISNGSLDDLLHGSTKMTVAWESRYKIALGAAQGLAYLHHDCNPPIIHRDIKARNILVGLEFEPYLADFGLAKPVDRSGRTMPCGVVAGSYGYIAPEYSYSPRITEKSDVYSYGVVLLEILTGLQPSDARIQGAHIVDWVRRELRAANSPAAAVLDGSLRNQTDVEVQEMVQVLGVALLCVNQAPEERPSMRDVAALLREIRIVSRHLQEAGDHPEKGFENCANAAACSSFSRASVPMISSSSSTSSSL